In the Podospora pseudocomata strain CBS 415.72m chromosome 5, whole genome shotgun sequence genome, one interval contains:
- a CDS encoding hypothetical protein (EggNog:ENOG503NUBC; COG:H), protein MSMAIRDPPPCPNNLAKASNSPKMAIPSSTGPPSGAKANGPPPFAQGGPPPGIPLGAGPPPGVIPGPGGPPPGIFGPPIDLSTLPKPPPSNPSLPAILILCTSSTAPGHVLPLTAIATHLVQKGYPVHFIGGVQHAHIIASSGAHFISIHESLSLAKGPYRKWGMERANYPEGLPRMVQDFKTFFIGQIEGQFLSSKAALEDLRDRYGKERKIIVVNETMWFGFLPFKYGASLGQIKGWDDGEEVPKTVGINVTPVMLDGEGMPPFPLGILPGEGEGVRERDRVLKEWYYKYVVKEAYDGFRENIRRCGGVEVPDEWMVNLSYTAHDVTLQLCDEVLEYPRPDLPPHVMFAGSLPPKKGGKEGYKWPEWWKPEVLERKEGRRIVVVSQGTLARDYTMLLAPTVKGLAGREDVLVIALLGKQGLETPPEVLPRGVELGNVKVVDFLPYDSVLEHADVMVFNAGYGGFVHCIVNGVPVVAAGLTEDKCEVSARVEWTGAGINLRTGRPTPDAVAAAVDTILGDNKYRLRVRELAAHVAKGNPVEVVEKEIIALS, encoded by the exons ATGTCGATGGCCATCCGGGACCCGCCACCATGTCCGAACAATCTTG ccaaggcctccaactcccccaaaATGGCCATTCCTTCCAGCACGGGACCCCCTTCTGGCGCCAAAGCCAACGGCCCTCCCCCGTTCGCCCAAGGCGGACCACCCCCCGGCATCCCCCTCGGCGCTGGTCCGCCACCAGGAGTCATCCCCGGCCCGGGTGGTCCTCCCCCGGGAATCTTCGGCCCTCCAATcgacctctccaccctccccaaaccacccccttccaacccctccctccccgcaaTCCTAAtcctctgcacctcctccaccgctccAGGCCATGTTCTCCCTTTGACCGCCATCGCAACCCATCTCGTCCAGAAAGGCTACCCAGTCCACTTCATCGGCGGAGTCCAACACGCCCACATCATCGCCTCGTCAGGAGCGCACTTCATCTCCATCCATGagtccctctccctcgccaaaggTCCGTATAGAAAATGGGGAATGGAAAGGGCGAATTACCCCGAGGGATTACCCAGGATGGTGCAAGACTTCAAAACATTCTTCATCGGGCAGATAGAAGGCCAGTTTCTGTCTAGCAAGGCCGCATTGGAGGATCTGAGGGACAGATATGGCAAGGAGAGGAAAATTATCGTGGTCAACGAGACGATGTGGTTCGGCTTCTTACCTTTCAAATACGGGGCCAGTCTTGGTCAAATCAAAGGGTGggatgacggggaggaggtgcccAAGACGGTGGGGATAAATGTTACGCCTGTTATGCTTGATGGGGAGGGCATGCCGCCTTTTCCGCTTGGGATTCTtcctggggagggggagggggttagggAACGGGATAGGGTGCTAAAGGAGTGGTATTATAAATatgtggtgaaggaggcgtaTGATGGGTTCAGGGAGAATATCAGGAGgtgtggaggggtggaggtgccggaTGAGTGGATGGTGAATCTGAGTTATACTGCTCATGATGTCACGCTGCAGCTTTGTGATGAGGTTTTGGAGTATCCCCGGCCAGATCTACCTCCGCATGTCATGTTTGCCGGGAGTTTGCCGCCTaagaagggagggaaggaggggtaTAAATGGCCGGAGTGGTGGAAGCCGGAGGTTCTGGAAcggaaggaggggaggaggatcgtCGTTGTGTCGCAGGGGACGTTGGCGAGGGACTATACCATGTTGTTGGCGCCTACGGTCAAGGgtttggcggggagggaggatgtaTTGGTTATTGCTTTGCTGGGGAAGCAAGGGTTGGAGACGCCGCCCGAGGTTTTGCCTCGGGGTGTTGAGCTCGGGAAtgtcaaggtggtggacttTCTGCCGTATGACTCTGTCTTGGAGCATGCTGATGTTATGGTTTTCAACGCGGGATATGGGGGGTTCGTGCATTGCATCGTGAACGGGGTGCCTGTCGTGGCTGCAGGGTTGACGGAGGACAAGTGCGAGGTCTCGGCGAGGGTCGAGTGGACGGGTGCGGGTATCAACCTGAGGACCGGGAGGCCTACGCCTGACGCTGTCGCGGCTGCGGTTGATACGATTTTGGGGGATAACAAGTATCGGTTGAGGGTGCGGGAGCTGGCGGCGCATGTCGCCAAAGGGAACCccgtggaggttgtggagaaggagatcaTCGCTCTTTCGTGA
- a CDS encoding hypothetical protein (EggNog:ENOG503P91C; COG:S), which yields MVSFKSLATLLAFGVLSATAAPAGDALNGSHLEARQSPRQVFACKDWYWQGQCITWDMTYAECKNRPAEWNDVISSIKSVHKTGVYCEWWEHANCSGERYDNQEDANLHDGSGFFADRISSIRCY from the exons ATGGTCAGCTTCAAGtccctcgccaccctccttGCTTTTGGCGTTCTCTCCGCCACTGCTGCCCCTGCTGGAGATGCTCTGAACGGGAGCCATCTTGAGGCTCGGCAGTCGCCCCGTCAGGTCTTTGCCTGCAAGGATTGGTACTGGCAAGGACAGTGTATCACCTGGGACATGACCTACGCTGAATGCA AGAACCGTCCCGCGGAGTGGAACGATGTCATCAGCTCAATCAAAAGTGTTCACAAAACTGGTGTCTATTGCGAGTGGTGGGA GCACGCCAACTGCTCTGGCGAGCGTTACGACAACCAGGAGGACGCCAATCTTCACGATGGCAGTGGCTTCTTCGCCGATCGCATCAGTTCCATTCGCTGCTACTAA